Within Phaeodactylum tricornutum CCAP 1055/1 chromosome 15, whole genome shotgun sequence, the genomic segment GTTCACGTATAGAGAAGGAAAATCTGCATTCACttcgagaagaaaaaatATAGGGGTTTCGCGAGTTGACACCATTGCGACTTTTGCAAAAGCCACTATAGGTAGATTGCGAATTGGACCTCGAAGCATCTTCGATTACCGATCTAGTCCTGCTGGTGGTGAATTTCGTGGTGACAACGGTCAGGACCAGTGCTCGAGACCTTCTTGTAACGTACAGGTGCTGTGTTGTGTTACAGGAGCGGTGGAAGTCGCCTCTGCCAATAGTGCTCGGGTGTCGTAAGCGTCTTCGGCTGCGTATTCGTCCTCGAAACTGGCTTCAGTTGCCGCATCTCCATCAGTACTAATGCTGCCAAAGCGACCCTTTTTCGCCGGCGACACCAAATCGCGCAACGGAGGGGGTCCAGGAGTAGACACACTGGCAGCCGTCGCAGCGTTGAGGACGGGTGATTCGTTTTCTTTACTGGGCACCGCGGTTTCGTTTTGCGTCAACGCAGCGGGACTGGTTTCATGGTACTTCTTGCGGATAACCGGCGTTTGATGTTGTAgcaattgctgctgttggtcTTCTTGAGCGATTTCATCCAAGACAAATCGGGGCAAGTTTGGCAAGGTCACGTGCCCTAGACTCAGATCCATCGAACTGTCCCGACCAATCCAACCGTTGACCTGTCGCAAAAAATCCAATGTCAAGGTCCGGACATCCGCCGTGTCCACGTGAGAGGCGAAACGCAGTCCGATGAAAAAGTGCGCTTCACGAAGTCCATTCAGTTCATCGTATGGAGCGATTGGGACGTTGCGGTAAAAGAATCGACCGTGGGGCCACGCATGCGAGTCCGGCGTTTCCAAACTCGAAATCAGTACGCGGAGACGACTTTCTACGAGACGGAACCACGTCACAAAGGCCTCTCCTTGCGGGGCACGTATCGTTGCGTGGACGTAATGCTGATGCCGAAAGACCCAGCCCGCATTGAGGCTCCATAGTCGATGCCACGGAATTTTGCGTCGGACGGGAACTCCCCGATTGTACGTGGTGTGTGATCGATCCACCCAACGAGCAATCTTATGGGCAGTGTATTGCAAAGCTTCCGTCATCCGACGGAGTTGCGGCAAGGCTACGTTGTAGGATGAGTTCATAACGGGATAAGCCGGAGTCAGGATGGGACATACGTGGAGACCGTCCCGAATGTGGATAGCGGGATTCCAAGACGGCAACACAGCGGCACCCGGCGGCGGCGTCGTGATACTAGCGTCGTTCAGATCAATCAAGCTCACGGGCGTAGGCCACTTCCAGTTCGCGAATGTCTCAAAAAAGAGTTGCACGGTATCAGCGATGGAAGATTCTGGATATGCTCGACACACGTAGGCGACAAGTATTGCCCAATTGACCCCGCCCCAAAAGCCCAGTACATTACTGTAAACACCCTGAGCTCGAGCCCAGGCCTTGACCATAAGCAGCACCATTTGGAAACGTTCCAAACCTACTGGTATAACTAGATCTAGCAGTGTTTGCGTAACCCGTGCGCCATTGAGGGAGCGGACTCCCGCAGGATCTTGATCACACAAGTCGGAATCGTCAATACGGTAGTATAgagctgttgttgttgttgtcgatgCTTGTTCATTGGTGTGTGGCTCTTCAAATTTGGGGTAAATGGAACCACCAGCGCCTGCTTCCGCGTCAACTCCCGGCTGCCACGGGGGCAAGTGTTGCGGAAGGGTCATCCGCGAGTCGGCCTTCATTGATGATTGCTGACGCCAGGCGATGAGTTTCGTGGGATCGGCCACACTGACAAACAACATATCCATGGGTAGCGAGGACGCGTACTGGCACTTGAGCACGGGAGTGTACGCGGTGGGAATGGCGTGAATCTGGGTAAAGGTATTTTGGCTACCGTTAGCGGGGGTGGACAGGAGTTCCACGAAACTGGTAAAGAATTCGTTGCGGGAACAGTGTGGTGGCGCGATTACGAGAACGTCTAGATCGGAAGATCCCGGTCGGTGCACCCCCAGACGGTACGATCCAAAGGGAACGATTGTCGGATAGACTGAGAGTTGATCCCGCGACATACCACTAGTCGAGGTCATTACCGAAGCGGCTAGTGTTCCCGCCCACTGAGCGAGTAGTCGAGTCAGGTCATCCATAGCGTCTCGACGCACACGTTCCTCCTGTGGATGGGCTGGAAAACTATCCTTCCAGATTTGCCGAAAGCGTGCGCTTTCCACACCAT encodes:
- a CDS encoding predicted protein, with amino-acid sequence MTGSYSPSVTSPASVAGTGSPIHAAMSIPNTSCNSSVGSSQHSSTSEDGNNSRTSSRASHRSRRRRNRRLALQKTTQGEESSSGSLLQQQQQELHNGVESARFRQIWKDSFPAHPQEERVRRDAMDDLTRLLAQWAGTLAASVMTSTSGMSRDQLSVYPTIVPFGSYRLGVHRPGSSDLDVLVIAPPHCSRNEFFTSFVELLSTPANGSQNTFTQIHAIPTAYTPVLKCQYASSLPMDMLFVSVADPTKLIAWRQQSSMKADSRMTLPQHLPPWQPGVDAEAGAGGSIYPKFEEPHTNEQASTTTTTALYYRIDDSDLCDQDPAGVRSLNGARVTQTLLDLVIPVGLERFQMVLLMVKAWARAQGVYSNVLGFWGGVNWAILVAYVCRAYPESSIADTVQLFFETFANWKWPTPVSLIDLNDASITTPPPGAAVLPSWNPAIHIRDGLHVCPILTPAYPVMNSSYNVALPQLRRMTEALQYTAHKIARWVDRSHTTYNRGVPVRRKIPWHRLWSLNAGWVFRHQHYVHATIRAPQGEAFVTWFRLVESRLRVLISSLETPDSHAWPHGRFFYRNVPIAPYDELNGLREAHFFIGLRFASHVDTADVRTLTLDFLRQVNGWIGRDSSMDLSLGHVTLPNLPRFVLDEIAQEDQQQQLLQHQTPVIRKKYHETSPAALTQNETAVPSKENESPVLNAATAASVSTPGPPPLRDLVSPAKKGRFGSISTDGDAATEASFEDEYAAEDAYDTRALLAEATSTAPVTQHSTCTLQEGLEHWS